In a single window of the Pseudogemmatithrix spongiicola genome:
- a CDS encoding M42 family metallopeptidase, with protein sequence MLKPPAVTFLKQLLDTPGPSGYESAAAKVWRDEAKTFADEVHADVHGNSMAVVNAKGGPTIMLAGHIDEIGVIVTYIDDDGFVYIAPIGGWDPQVLVAQRIRFQGRDGEVLGAVGKKPIHLMKPDEREKASKMTDLWVDIGATTRAQAEAVLSIGDAGVIDSRTLDFPNDRIVSRSIDDRIGAFVVLEALRRYAAEPGEARVVAVATTQEEIAYRGGGALVGAQRVNPAMAIVVDVTFATDHPGVEKKELGHSPLGSGPVLTRGSVISPVAFRILRDTAELARIPFTLHAAGRETSTDADAIHLAREGVATALLSVPNRYMHSPNEMVSLVDLDHAAALIAAACRAVTTDTDFTAR encoded by the coding sequence ATGCTCAAGCCGCCCGCCGTCACCTTCCTCAAGCAGCTGCTCGACACGCCCGGTCCCTCGGGCTACGAGTCCGCCGCCGCCAAGGTCTGGCGCGACGAAGCGAAGACCTTCGCCGACGAGGTGCACGCCGACGTGCACGGGAACTCGATGGCCGTCGTCAACGCCAAGGGCGGCCCCACCATCATGCTCGCCGGCCACATCGACGAGATCGGCGTCATCGTGACCTACATCGACGATGACGGCTTCGTGTACATCGCGCCGATCGGCGGCTGGGACCCGCAGGTGCTCGTCGCGCAGCGCATCCGCTTCCAAGGGCGCGACGGCGAGGTGCTGGGGGCCGTCGGCAAGAAGCCGATCCACCTCATGAAGCCCGACGAGCGCGAGAAGGCGTCGAAGATGACCGACCTCTGGGTCGACATCGGCGCGACGACCCGCGCGCAGGCCGAGGCGGTGCTGAGCATCGGCGACGCCGGCGTGATCGACTCGCGCACGCTGGACTTCCCGAACGACCGCATCGTCTCGCGCTCGATCGACGACCGCATCGGCGCCTTCGTGGTGCTCGAGGCGTTGCGCCGCTACGCCGCCGAGCCGGGCGAGGCACGCGTCGTCGCGGTGGCGACGACGCAGGAGGAGATCGCGTACCGCGGCGGCGGCGCACTGGTCGGGGCGCAGCGGGTGAATCCGGCGATGGCCATCGTCGTCGACGTGACCTTCGCCACCGACCATCCGGGTGTGGAGAAGAAGGAGCTGGGCCACTCTCCGCTAGGCTCCGGCCCCGTGCTCACGCGAGGCTCGGTGATCTCGCCCGTCGCGTTCCGCATCCTGCGGGACACGGCGGAGTTGGCGCGCATCCCGTTCACCTTGCATGCCGCCGGCCGCGAAACCAGCACCGACGCCGACGCCATCCACCTCGCGCGCGAGGGCGTGGCGACGGCGCTACTCTCGGTGCCGAACCGCTACATGCATTCCCCGAACGAGATGGTCTCGCTTGTGGACCTCGATCACGCCGCTGCGCTGATCGCCGCGGCCTGCCGCGCGGTCACCACGGACACCGACTTCACCGCGCGCTGA
- a CDS encoding cobalamin-binding protein — MRVVSLLPSATEIVAALGGMEHLVGVTHCCDYPPQVDSRVRVTRTAIDADAAPGVVDAQVREITASGAPLYTLEEERIRALKPDLILTQALCEVCAVMETDVRAVAARLTPTPQVLTLSATSLDGVLDDIVAVGAAMDLADEATEFVAGARVRMRRVHETLKAAQAPRPRVAVIEWGDPIYAAGHWVPEMVKRAGGIDVLATAGEHSVVKSLEQVRAADAEILLIAPCGYDLPRAVEEAERLLALPDWAFARGRKVFALDANAFASRPGPRLIDGIEVMARLFNPQLFTPLDPAFARAI; from the coding sequence ATGCGCGTCGTCTCGCTATTGCCGAGCGCGACGGAGATCGTGGCCGCGCTCGGCGGCATGGAGCATCTGGTCGGCGTGACGCACTGCTGCGATTACCCGCCCCAGGTGGACTCGCGCGTACGCGTCACGCGCACGGCGATCGACGCCGATGCGGCACCGGGTGTCGTCGATGCGCAGGTGCGGGAGATCACCGCCAGCGGTGCGCCGCTGTACACGCTCGAGGAGGAGCGCATCCGCGCGCTCAAGCCCGACCTGATCCTCACCCAGGCGCTCTGCGAGGTCTGCGCCGTGATGGAGACGGACGTGCGCGCGGTCGCCGCACGCCTCACGCCCACGCCGCAGGTGCTGACACTCTCGGCCACGTCGCTGGATGGCGTGCTCGACGACATCGTCGCGGTCGGCGCCGCCATGGACCTGGCCGACGAGGCGACGGAGTTCGTCGCTGGCGCGCGGGTGCGCATGCGTCGCGTGCACGAGACCTTGAAGGCCGCGCAGGCGCCGCGCCCGCGCGTCGCCGTCATCGAGTGGGGCGATCCCATCTACGCCGCCGGCCACTGGGTGCCCGAGATGGTCAAGCGCGCCGGCGGCATCGACGTGCTCGCCACCGCGGGTGAACATTCGGTCGTGAAGTCCCTGGAGCAGGTGCGTGCGGCGGACGCCGAGATCTTGCTCATCGCGCCTTGCGGCTACGACCTGCCCCGCGCCGTCGAGGAAGCGGAACGGCTACTCGCGCTCCCGGATTGGGCCTTTGCGCGCGGACGGAAGGTGTTCGCGCTTGACGCCAACGCCTTTGCCTCGCGCCCCGGCCCACGGCTGATCGACGGCATCGAGGTGATGGCACGCTTGTTCAACCCGCAGCTCTTCACACCGCTCGACCCCGCATTCGCGCGCGCCATCTGA
- a CDS encoding amidohydrolase, giving the protein MSRLRIFVATLAFAAAPLAAAAQSAADVVVFNGRIYTADAARPIVQAMAIRGGRVVFTGDVAGARALAGPNTRSIDLAGRTVIPGMTDAHAHVVGLGDKLQAVDLVETKSYDEVIARVVERAKDTPKGQWILGRGWDQNDWGNTNWPTHDALSRAVPDHPVLLTRVDGHAVLANAAAMRAANLTRATQSPAGGEIIKDAQGNPTGVLIDNAENLVARAVPAPSRAQVKEMITDAIAEMHRWGLTGVHDAGASGLTLELYEELGREGNLNIRLYAMISDHQPTIDAWFRRGPLVGGHNGMLWVRSIKLYQDGALGSRGAALLEPYSDAATSGLLVSPAAHIKDVASRALVAGFQVNTHAIGDRGNRLVLDSYEAALKERPTADHRFRVEHAQILHADDIPRFAQLGVIPSMQASHQTSDMYWAGNRLGEGRLRGAYAWRSLLNTNVVIPNGSDFPVEYVNPLISFNASVARQDANGWPAGGWYPEQRMTREEALLSMTLWAAYAGFQEAELGSLTPGKHADFVVLDRDIMRVPTSDILGTQVLSTWVGGRNVYERR; this is encoded by the coding sequence ATGTCACGCTTGCGCATTTTCGTCGCGACGCTTGCCTTCGCCGCCGCTCCGCTCGCCGCCGCCGCACAGTCGGCCGCCGATGTCGTGGTCTTCAACGGCCGCATCTACACCGCCGATGCCGCGCGGCCGATCGTGCAGGCGATGGCCATCCGTGGCGGACGCGTCGTGTTCACCGGCGACGTGGCCGGCGCCCGCGCGCTCGCGGGCCCGAACACCCGCAGCATCGACCTCGCCGGGCGCACCGTCATCCCCGGCATGACGGACGCGCATGCGCACGTGGTCGGGCTTGGCGACAAGCTCCAGGCCGTGGATCTCGTCGAGACGAAGTCCTACGACGAGGTGATCGCCCGCGTGGTCGAACGCGCCAAGGACACGCCGAAAGGCCAGTGGATCCTCGGGCGTGGCTGGGACCAGAACGATTGGGGCAACACGAATTGGCCCACGCACGATGCGCTCTCGCGCGCCGTCCCCGACCATCCGGTGCTGCTCACGCGCGTCGACGGCCATGCCGTGCTCGCGAACGCCGCGGCGATGCGCGCCGCCAACCTCACGCGCGCGACGCAAAGCCCGGCCGGCGGCGAGATCATCAAGGACGCGCAGGGCAATCCCACGGGCGTGCTGATCGATAACGCCGAGAACCTGGTGGCGCGCGCCGTCCCGGCGCCATCACGCGCGCAGGTGAAGGAGATGATCACCGACGCGATCGCCGAGATGCACCGCTGGGGACTCACCGGCGTGCATGATGCGGGGGCGTCGGGCCTCACGCTGGAGCTCTACGAAGAGCTGGGCCGCGAAGGCAATCTCAACATCCGGCTCTACGCGATGATCTCCGATCACCAGCCGACGATCGACGCGTGGTTCCGCCGTGGTCCGCTGGTGGGCGGCCACAACGGCATGCTGTGGGTGCGCAGCATCAAGCTCTACCAGGACGGCGCGCTGGGCTCGCGGGGCGCCGCGTTGCTCGAGCCTTACAGCGATGCGGCGACGAGCGGGCTGCTCGTCTCGCCGGCGGCGCACATCAAGGACGTCGCCAGCCGCGCGCTCGTCGCCGGGTTCCAGGTGAACACGCACGCCATCGGTGACCGCGGCAACCGCCTGGTGCTGGATTCCTACGAGGCCGCGCTCAAGGAACGCCCGACGGCCGACCATCGCTTCCGCGTCGAGCACGCGCAGATCCTCCACGCCGACGACATCCCGCGCTTCGCGCAGCTGGGCGTGATTCCCTCGATGCAGGCCTCGCACCAGACCAGCGACATGTACTGGGCCGGCAACCGGCTGGGTGAAGGCCGCCTGCGCGGCGCGTATGCCTGGCGCTCGCTGCTCAACACGAACGTCGTCATCCCCAACGGCTCGGACTTTCCGGTCGAGTACGTGAACCCGCTGATCTCCTTCAACGCCTCGGTCGCGCGCCAGGACGCCAACGGCTGGCCGGCCGGCGGCTGGTATCCCGAGCAGCGCATGACGCGCGAGGAGGCGCTGCTCTCGATGACGCTGTGGGCCGCCTACGCTGGCTTCCAGGAGGCCGAGCTGGGATCGTTGACGCCGGGCAAGCATGCGGACTTCGTCGTGCTCGACCGCGACATCATGCGCGTGCCGACGTCGGACATCCTCGGCACGCAGGTGCTGTCCACGTGGGTGGGCGGCCGCAACGTCTACGAGAGGCGCTAG
- the solA gene encoding N-methyl-L-tryptophan oxidase — MSRPRIIVIGLGAVGSAAALHLVRAGATVIGFDRWRPPHPHGSTHGESRITRATAWEGARYVPLVARAQRLWADFAGETGRRYFTPSGGLFVGRPDDYHLAGSLTSARERHLPHEWLTSREIARRWPWLEVSAEAEGFWDPGAGVLAPERIVEDQLAMAESRGATLHYDTVVHGIAPTGSGVRAETSRGAHEADAIVLCAGGWTNGLEGWTGPALQVERVTQHWFTEAASRADAPVLLLGDGHGHATAVFPAQHGFIKVAGHGSGRIGPLDALNRQVHTDDIAGAESILRTYLPRHAGAVARSVTCFYTCTTSGHFIIDRMPNAPQMVFASACNGFGFKFSVAVGEALAALALGKTPPVDVRSWGIG, encoded by the coding sequence GTGAGCCGCCCTCGGATCATCGTCATCGGGTTGGGCGCCGTCGGCAGTGCGGCGGCGCTGCATCTGGTTCGCGCGGGCGCCACGGTCATCGGGTTTGACCGCTGGCGCCCGCCGCATCCGCATGGTTCCACCCACGGTGAATCACGCATCACGCGGGCGACGGCGTGGGAAGGCGCGCGCTACGTGCCGCTCGTGGCGCGGGCGCAGCGGCTCTGGGCCGACTTCGCTGGCGAAACGGGCCGTCGGTACTTCACCCCGAGCGGCGGTCTGTTCGTCGGCCGGCCCGATGACTACCACCTCGCGGGTTCGCTGACGTCAGCGCGAGAGCGGCACCTGCCCCATGAGTGGCTGACATCGCGCGAGATTGCGCGGCGCTGGCCGTGGCTTGAGGTATCCGCAGAGGCGGAAGGATTCTGGGACCCCGGCGCCGGCGTCCTCGCGCCGGAGCGCATCGTCGAGGATCAGCTCGCCATGGCGGAATCGCGCGGCGCGACGCTGCACTACGACACCGTGGTGCACGGCATCGCGCCCACAGGCAGCGGTGTGCGCGCGGAGACGTCGCGCGGCGCGCACGAGGCGGATGCCATCGTGCTCTGTGCCGGCGGCTGGACCAACGGGCTTGAGGGCTGGACCGGACCCGCGCTCCAGGTCGAGCGCGTCACGCAGCATTGGTTCACCGAGGCTGCCTCGCGGGCCGATGCGCCGGTGCTGCTGCTCGGCGACGGCCACGGTCACGCGACCGCCGTGTTTCCCGCGCAGCACGGATTCATCAAGGTCGCAGGCCACGGTTCGGGACGCATCGGTCCGCTCGACGCCCTCAATCGCCAAGTGCACACGGACGACATCGCTGGCGCCGAGAGCATCCTGCGCACGTACTTGCCACGGCACGCCGGCGCGGTCGCCCGCAGCGTGACTTGCTTCTACACGTGCACGACCAGCGGACACTTCATCATCGACCGCATGCCGAATGCGCCGCAGATGGTGTTCGCCAGCGCCTGCAACGGATTCGGCTTCAAGTTCTCCGTGGCGGTCGGCGAGGCCCTGGCGGCGCTTGCCCTCGGCAAGACGCCGCCCGTGGACGTCCGCTCGTGGGGTATCGGCTAG
- a CDS encoding M61 family metallopeptidase gives MRSLPTPVLALLVAAAPLAAQRPLDVPHNATLAYIAFPNAVHREAEVAVTFRDVPTGPLEVRMARSSPGRYAAHDFAKNVYGVRASDADGRPLAVERVRPNVWRVSGHRGTVRFAYTLFADRADGTYAGVDRTRAHLNIPATFAYAPALAERPVYATFVAPDSTWRIATQLQPTDDPRVFRAPHLQYFMDSPTHLGALDIREWQVGPAESRQTVRLALNHLGTQDEATRFTDLTKRVVNEMAAVFGEFPRFDFGTYTFVACYRPNCAGDGMEHRNSTSLTSSGSLAQSSAQLLGTVSHEFFHAWNVERIRPASLEPFDFSDANMSSELWFAEGFTNYYGPLVIHRAGITNTAQYARQISGAINTLTTHPGRRYFGPVGMSQQAPFVDAATSIDPNNRANMFISYYTYGEGIGLALDLTLRARGHTLDEVMQLMWRRFGAQTAGYAPARGYTVADVQMAVAEVARDSVFARDFFRDYIYGSELPPYASLLARAGFLLRPAASQEAWIGDTRLSAFEGEVVVAGPTTYGSPMYEVGLAAGDRILTLDSTAIATTEDVARVLSGKQPGTQLRVTWQSRAGEMSGTMRLRGNPRLEVVPYEDAGRKPTAEQLAFRRAWLGSRQR, from the coding sequence ATGCGATCGCTCCCGACGCCCGTCCTCGCCCTCCTCGTCGCCGCCGCGCCGCTGGCCGCCCAGCGCCCCCTCGACGTGCCCCACAACGCCACGCTCGCGTACATCGCGTTCCCCAACGCGGTGCACCGCGAAGCGGAGGTCGCCGTGACCTTCCGCGACGTGCCCACCGGTCCGCTCGAGGTGCGCATGGCGCGCAGCTCACCCGGCCGCTATGCCGCGCACGACTTCGCCAAGAACGTCTACGGCGTGCGCGCCTCCGACGCCGACGGGCGTCCGCTCGCCGTCGAACGCGTGCGCCCCAACGTGTGGCGCGTCAGCGGCCACCGCGGCACCGTGCGCTTCGCCTACACGCTGTTCGCCGACCGCGCCGACGGCACCTACGCCGGCGTGGACCGCACGCGCGCGCACCTGAACATCCCGGCGACGTTCGCCTATGCCCCCGCCCTGGCCGAGCGCCCCGTCTACGCCACGTTCGTCGCGCCGGACTCCACCTGGCGCATCGCCACGCAGCTGCAGCCCACCGACGACCCGCGCGTCTTCCGCGCGCCGCACCTGCAGTACTTCATGGACTCGCCGACGCACCTCGGCGCGCTCGACATCCGGGAGTGGCAGGTGGGCCCGGCCGAGTCGCGCCAGACGGTGCGACTCGCCCTCAACCACCTCGGCACGCAGGATGAGGCCACGCGCTTCACCGACCTCACGAAGCGCGTCGTGAACGAGATGGCCGCCGTGTTCGGTGAGTTCCCGCGCTTCGACTTCGGCACGTACACGTTCGTCGCCTGCTACCGACCCAACTGCGCCGGCGACGGCATGGAGCACCGCAACTCGACGTCGCTCACATCCTCCGGCTCGCTCGCGCAGTCCAGCGCGCAGCTGCTCGGCACCGTCTCGCACGAGTTCTTCCATGCGTGGAACGTCGAGCGCATCCGGCCCGCCTCGCTGGAGCCCTTCGATTTCTCCGACGCGAACATGAGCAGCGAGCTCTGGTTCGCCGAGGGCTTCACGAACTACTACGGACCGCTGGTCATCCATCGCGCCGGCATCACGAACACCGCGCAGTATGCGCGGCAGATCTCCGGCGCCATCAACACCCTCACCACGCACCCCGGCCGCCGCTACTTCGGCCCCGTGGGGATGAGCCAGCAGGCGCCCTTCGTGGACGCGGCAACGAGCATCGACCCGAACAACCGCGCCAACATGTTCATCTCGTACTACACGTACGGCGAAGGCATCGGGCTGGCGCTGGACCTCACGCTGCGCGCCCGCGGGCATACGCTCGACGAAGTGATGCAGCTGATGTGGCGACGCTTCGGGGCGCAGACAGCGGGCTATGCGCCGGCGCGGGGCTACACGGTCGCCGACGTGCAGATGGCCGTGGCCGAGGTCGCGCGCGACTCCGTCTTCGCACGCGACTTCTTCCGCGACTACATCTACGGCAGCGAGCTCCCGCCATACGCGTCGCTGCTCGCGCGTGCCGGATTCCTGCTCCGACCGGCCGCGTCGCAGGAAGCCTGGATCGGCGACACGCGGCTCTCGGCCTTCGAAGGCGAAGTCGTGGTCGCCGGACCGACGACCTACGGCTCCCCGATGTACGAGGTCGGCCTCGCGGCCGGCGACCGCATCCTCACGCTGGATAGCACCGCGATCGCCACGACCGAAGATGTGGCGCGCGTCCTTTCCGGAAAGCAGCCGGGCACGCAGCTGCGCGTCACGTGGCAGTCACGCGCGGGCGAGATGTCGGGGACGATGCGCCTGCGCGGAAATCCGCGCCTGGAGGTCGTGCCGTACGAGGATGCCGGTCGCAAGCCGACGGCCGAGCAATTGGCGTTTCGCCGCGCCTGGCTCGGCAGCCGTCAGCGCTAG
- a CDS encoding glycerophosphodiester phosphodiesterase — MRLLRALPLLLTGCIAADVQVIAHRGASWDAPEHTAAAWDLALAQGADWIEQDLQMTRDGQLVVLHDDSLDRTARGPAADCTGLVREKTRAQLANCEVGSWFNAEYPDRAQASYVGARIATLDEVLTRYAGRARFYIETKRPEDAPGMEDSLLAVLRRHGLVGRGAQEGRVLVQSFSPASLRRLHALEPRLQLVQLWDDDIAPDRLEALLDSVRAYAVGFGPARRLVSQRLVDAAHARGLDVHPYTVNAEPVMAFLFDLGVDGMFTDRPAALRAMLRR, encoded by the coding sequence ATGCGACTGCTTCGCGCCCTGCCCCTGCTGCTCACCGGCTGCATCGCCGCCGATGTACAGGTGATCGCCCATCGTGGGGCTTCATGGGACGCCCCTGAGCACACCGCCGCCGCGTGGGACCTGGCGCTCGCGCAGGGCGCGGATTGGATCGAGCAGGACCTCCAGATGACCCGCGACGGCCAGCTCGTGGTCCTGCATGACGATTCGCTGGATCGCACCGCGCGGGGCCCCGCCGCCGACTGCACCGGCTTGGTGCGCGAGAAGACGCGCGCCCAGCTTGCCAACTGCGAGGTGGGGAGTTGGTTCAACGCCGAGTATCCCGATCGGGCGCAGGCCTCGTACGTGGGCGCGCGCATCGCGACGCTCGACGAGGTGCTCACGCGCTACGCCGGGCGGGCGCGGTTCTACATCGAGACCAAGCGCCCGGAAGACGCGCCTGGCATGGAGGACTCGCTCCTCGCGGTCCTGCGGCGGCATGGCCTCGTCGGGCGTGGCGCGCAGGAGGGGCGCGTGCTCGTGCAATCGTTCAGTCCGGCGAGCCTGCGGCGCTTGCACGCCCTCGAGCCGCGGCTGCAGCTGGTGCAGCTCTGGGATGATGACATCGCGCCGGATCGTCTCGAGGCGCTGCTCGATTCGGTGCGCGCGTATGCGGTGGGGTTCGGGCCGGCGCGGCGCCTGGTCTCCCAGCGGCTCGTCGATGCCGCACATGCACGAGGGCTCGACGTCCATCCGTATACGGTGAACGCCGAGCCCGTGATGGCTTTCCTGTTTGATCTGGGGGTGGACGGCATGTTCACCGACCGCCCCGCGGCCCTGCGCGCGATGCTTCGCCGCTGA